One genomic window of Streptomyces sp. NBC_01276 includes the following:
- a CDS encoding TetR/AcrR family transcriptional regulator — MARTKEFDPDAVLQSALELFWRRGYEATSVTDLVECLGIGRASIYATFGSKHELYLKALDRYAESRDLLLLAELSRPGPALPAVRAVVRRFAAEAGAPQERLNGCFVTNTAAELASHDTAAARRVEAGWDRLETLLHSALVRAQGQGELAPDRDPRALARMLLVLLQGVRIVGKACGDPARVRDAAEQALALLD; from the coding sequence ATGGCCAGGACCAAGGAATTCGATCCGGACGCCGTGCTGCAGTCGGCTCTTGAGCTGTTCTGGCGGCGCGGCTACGAGGCGACGTCGGTGACCGACCTCGTCGAGTGCCTCGGCATCGGCCGCGCGAGCATCTACGCGACCTTCGGCAGCAAGCACGAGCTCTACCTGAAGGCGCTCGACCGCTACGCCGAATCCCGTGACCTGCTGCTCCTCGCGGAGCTGTCGCGGCCGGGGCCCGCGCTGCCCGCGGTCAGGGCGGTGGTGCGCCGCTTCGCCGCCGAGGCGGGCGCGCCGCAGGAGAGGTTGAACGGCTGTTTCGTCACCAACACCGCCGCCGAGCTGGCCTCGCACGACACGGCCGCGGCCCGCCGGGTCGAGGCGGGCTGGGACCGCCTGGAAACCCTGCTCCACTCGGCCCTCGTACGGGCCCAGGGGCAGGGTGAGCTGGCCCCGGACCGCGACCCCCGCGCGCTGGCCCGCATGCTGCTGGTGCTGCTCCAGGGCGTACGGATCGTGGGCAAGGCCTGCGGGGACCCCGCCAGGGTGCGGGACGCCGCCGAGCAGGCCCTGGCCCTGCTGGACTGA
- a CDS encoding FABP family protein: protein MFESVQDNPYPDTHVLGEGPEPHPLLRPVLPLIGRWHGRGEGEYPTLEQDFRYEQELTFSHDGRPFLRYEARAWLIDGSGAPVRPAGREAGWWRVTPDASLEVVLAHPTGIVETYVGRVSGTEVEIETKDVALTPLAKEVTATRRHYTLDGDRMTVVHDMAAVGRPLQHHLTAHLRRRPSS from the coding sequence ATGTTCGAGTCGGTCCAGGACAATCCGTACCCCGACACCCACGTCCTCGGCGAGGGCCCCGAACCGCACCCGCTGCTGCGGCCGGTGCTGCCGCTGATCGGGCGTTGGCACGGGCGCGGGGAGGGCGAGTACCCGACGCTGGAGCAGGACTTCCGGTACGAGCAGGAGCTCACCTTCAGCCACGACGGCCGTCCGTTCCTGCGCTACGAGGCGCGCGCCTGGCTGATCGACGGATCCGGGGCGCCGGTGCGGCCGGCGGGGCGGGAGGCCGGGTGGTGGCGGGTGACCCCCGACGCCTCCCTGGAGGTGGTGCTCGCGCACCCGACCGGCATCGTCGAGACCTACGTCGGCCGGGTGTCCGGGACCGAGGTGGAGATCGAGACGAAGGACGTGGCGCTGACCCCGCTGGCCAAGGAGGTCACGGCCACCCGCCGTCACTACACGCTCGACGGCGACCGGATGACGGTCGTTCACGACATGGCGGCCGTGGGCCGGCCCCTGCAGCACCACCTCACCGCGCACCTGCGCCGCCGCCCCTCCTCCTGA
- a CDS encoding SDR family NAD(P)-dependent oxidoreductase translates to MQHRFTGKTVLVTGAGSGLGRAIALAFAAEGASVVAAGRTAAPLEETVALIGAAGGAAAAVTADVTDSDSLRDLVHASVTRFGGLDIAVNNAGILRGAGPVADVDEEDWDAVLRTNVTGVWLAMKHEIAHMRENGGGAIVNISSNLGAHRRVPGAAAYITSKAAVSALTRAAALDHVQDGVRINAVSPGASVAPMSLLPGETEAERTGRMKTQTPLGRAAEAEEVAAAVLYLASPAAGAVVGSDLVVDSGSSA, encoded by the coding sequence ATGCAGCACCGCTTCACCGGCAAGACCGTCCTGGTGACCGGCGCGGGCTCCGGCCTCGGCCGGGCGATCGCCCTGGCCTTCGCCGCCGAGGGCGCGTCCGTGGTCGCCGCGGGACGCACCGCGGCCCCGCTGGAGGAGACGGTCGCCCTCATCGGGGCGGCCGGCGGGGCCGCGGCCGCCGTCACCGCGGACGTCACCGACTCCGACAGCCTGCGCGACCTCGTCCACGCGAGCGTCACCCGTTTCGGCGGCCTGGACATCGCCGTCAACAACGCGGGGATACTGCGCGGCGCGGGCCCCGTCGCCGACGTGGACGAGGAGGACTGGGACGCGGTGCTGCGCACCAACGTCACCGGCGTCTGGCTGGCGATGAAGCACGAGATCGCGCACATGAGGGAGAACGGCGGCGGCGCCATCGTCAACATCTCCTCCAACCTCGGCGCCCACCGCCGCGTCCCCGGCGCCGCCGCGTACATCACCTCGAAGGCCGCCGTCTCCGCCCTCACCCGCGCCGCCGCCCTCGACCACGTCCAGGACGGCGTCCGCATCAACGCCGTCAGCCCGGGAGCCTCCGTCGCGCCCATGTCACTGCTGCCGGGCGAGACGGAGGCCGAGCGCACCGGGCGGATGAAGACGCAGACCCCGCTCGGGCGGGCCGCGGAGGCCGAGGAGGTGGCCGCGGCCGTCCTCTACCTCGCCTCGCCCGCCGCCGGCGCGGTCGTCGGGTCCGACCTCGTCGTGGACAGCGGCTCCTCGGCCTGA
- a CDS encoding methyltransferase has product MARPGDLTDPYAPSALHDVMFGHVHAAALRAVAVHRIPDHLADGPRTAEELAARTGTDAAALRRLLRLLAVRGLFREDERGAFRLEESGRPLRTDAPDSQHAGVLMITDPMFARSAAELPGTLSTGESSFELAHGVPFFEYLLKSPAERSVFDAGMASLSGPADELIAGSYAFPEGSRVIDVGGGRGGLLRAVLGRWPSLEGVLFDRPATVAEHLLDQPGIAGRWRVEGGDFFTAVPSGGDFYVLKHVLHDWSDEDALRILESVRRAAAPGARLLIADAVLPGSGVPHPAVELDIVMLMVVRGRERTAAEFESMLARSGFRLHRILPTPALPSVIEAVAV; this is encoded by the coding sequence GTGGCCCGTCCCGGCGACCTCACCGACCCCTACGCACCGTCCGCCCTGCACGACGTGATGTTCGGGCACGTACACGCCGCGGCCCTGCGGGCCGTGGCCGTCCACCGGATCCCCGACCACCTCGCCGACGGCCCCCGCACGGCCGAGGAACTCGCCGCCCGGACCGGCACCGACGCCGCTGCCCTGCGGCGCCTCCTGCGTCTGCTCGCGGTCCGCGGGCTGTTCCGCGAGGACGAGCGGGGCGCCTTCCGGCTGGAGGAGAGCGGGCGCCCGCTGCGCACCGACGCGCCGGACTCACAGCACGCCGGCGTGCTCATGATCACCGATCCGATGTTCGCGCGGTCCGCGGCCGAGCTCCCCGGGACGCTGAGCACCGGGGAGTCCTCCTTCGAACTGGCCCACGGCGTGCCCTTCTTCGAGTACCTCCTCAAGTCCCCCGCCGAACGGTCCGTCTTCGACGCCGGCATGGCCTCGCTCTCCGGCCCCGCCGACGAACTGATCGCGGGGAGCTACGCGTTCCCCGAGGGCTCCCGCGTCATCGACGTCGGCGGCGGGCGGGGCGGGCTGCTGCGGGCCGTGCTCGGCCGGTGGCCCTCGCTGGAGGGCGTCCTGTTCGACCGGCCCGCCACGGTGGCCGAACACCTGCTGGACCAGCCCGGTATCGCGGGGCGGTGGCGGGTCGAGGGCGGGGACTTCTTCACCGCCGTACCGTCCGGCGGCGACTTCTACGTCCTCAAGCACGTCCTGCACGACTGGAGCGACGAGGACGCCCTGCGCATCCTCGAATCCGTCCGCCGCGCGGCGGCGCCCGGCGCCCGGCTGCTGATCGCGGACGCGGTGCTGCCCGGGAGCGGCGTGCCGCATCCGGCGGTGGAACTGGACATCGTCATGCTGATGGTGGTCCGGGGCCGCGAGCGCACCGCGGCCGAGTTCGAGTCGATGCTCGCGCGGTCCGGGTTCCGGCTGCACCGGATCCTGCCGACGCCCGCGCTGCCCTCGGTCATCGAGGCCGTCGCGGTGTGA
- a CDS encoding DUF2278 family protein, with protein MPLDSYGVLSGTLHSHFRDQPDTQGHWFHVNLEVDAPAGRYRCAVDVDSKESATGVQWKTFTLSASQLDPLPALAAGYHDLSMSSGSGAVDYLRHPALVDSPGCLFVRRPPAWIQHLLDRLDPPRPWISGSNLDAAGALEPILVIGRPILILGQPFDHGGLGMHNIHQNQGDPYGSQWWPDNGTWQDGATFTRRPDGLYDVFLNKFTSQADHTGPDGHPL; from the coding sequence ATGCCGCTCGACTCCTACGGCGTGCTGTCAGGGACGCTGCACAGCCACTTCCGCGACCAGCCCGACACCCAGGGGCACTGGTTCCACGTCAACCTGGAGGTCGACGCGCCCGCCGGGCGCTACCGGTGCGCCGTCGACGTGGACAGCAAGGAGTCCGCCACCGGCGTCCAGTGGAAGACCTTCACCCTGTCCGCCTCGCAGCTCGACCCGCTGCCCGCGCTGGCCGCCGGCTACCACGACCTGTCGATGTCGTCCGGCTCGGGCGCCGTCGACTACCTGCGCCACCCGGCCCTCGTGGACAGCCCCGGCTGCCTCTTCGTCCGCCGCCCGCCCGCGTGGATCCAGCACCTCCTGGACCGGCTGGACCCTCCCCGCCCGTGGATCTCCGGCTCCAATCTGGACGCCGCGGGGGCGCTGGAGCCGATCCTCGTCATCGGCCGGCCGATCCTGATCCTCGGCCAGCCCTTCGACCACGGCGGCCTGGGCATGCACAACATCCACCAGAACCAGGGCGACCCCTACGGCAGTCAGTGGTGGCCCGACAACGGCACCTGGCAGGACGGGGCCACCTTCACCCGCCGCCCCGACGGCCTCTACGACGTCTTCCTCAACAAGTTCACCAGCCAGGCGGACCACACCGGCCCGGACGGCCACCCCCTCTAG
- a CDS encoding helix-turn-helix domain-containing protein, protein MTTVAPESDVRRHELADFLRSRRERITPEQVGLVRGRRRRTPGLRREEVAQLSAVGVTWYTWLEQARAIQVSPQVLDALARALLLDPSERAHLFALADSTDPASHTPCPSVTPALRAMLDQLDPVPACVQNSRYDILAYNTTYGRLLCDLDRLRPEERNCMWLAFTNPDWRAAVVDLPEVNRMMAAKFRASMAEHLAEPTWKALLARLEAASAEFREIWARHEVVGPGGKAKYIFNAHVGLLHLEHTNLWLGPAAGPRLVTYVPLDEESRERLERLGSLRSPDTAAPAVAAALAS, encoded by the coding sequence ATGACCACTGTGGCCCCCGAGAGCGACGTACGCCGGCACGAGCTGGCCGATTTCCTGCGCAGCCGCCGCGAGCGGATCACGCCCGAGCAGGTCGGGCTGGTGCGCGGCCGCCGCCGGCGCACGCCGGGGCTGCGCCGCGAGGAGGTGGCCCAGCTCTCCGCGGTGGGCGTCACCTGGTACACCTGGCTGGAGCAGGCCCGCGCGATCCAGGTGTCGCCGCAGGTGCTGGACGCCCTGGCGCGCGCCCTGCTGCTGGACCCCAGCGAGCGGGCGCACCTGTTCGCGCTGGCCGACAGCACCGATCCGGCGTCGCACACGCCCTGCCCCAGTGTGACCCCGGCCCTGCGCGCGATGCTCGACCAGCTGGATCCGGTTCCGGCCTGCGTCCAGAACAGCCGGTACGACATCCTCGCGTACAACACCACCTACGGGCGGCTGTTGTGCGATCTGGACCGGCTGCGGCCCGAGGAACGCAACTGCATGTGGCTCGCCTTCACGAACCCGGACTGGCGGGCGGCCGTCGTCGACCTGCCCGAGGTGAACCGGATGATGGCGGCCAAGTTCCGGGCGTCGATGGCGGAGCACCTGGCCGAGCCGACGTGGAAGGCGCTGCTGGCCAGGCTGGAGGCGGCCTCGGCCGAGTTCCGGGAGATCTGGGCGCGGCACGAGGTGGTCGGGCCGGGCGGGAAGGCGAAGTACATCTTCAACGCCCACGTGGGCCTGCTGCACCTGGAGCACACCAACCTCTGGCTGGGTCCGGCGGCCGGACCTCGGCTGGTGACGTACGTCCCGCTGGACGAGGAGAGCCGCGAGCGCCTCGAACGCCTCGGTTCCCTCCGGTCCCCGGACACCGCCGCCCCGGCGGTGGCAGCCGCCCTCGCGTCCTGA
- a CDS encoding alpha/beta hydrolase, whose translation MTNSRNKALLLALCAATAATTLSAVVPAAATAPGAGAQLPRLVWHPCAKPGGPATQECADLPVPLDYANPAGPQITVAVSRVRSDRPEARRGTLVVIPGGPGGSGVQRLTQKGAALQKQLAGAYDLVAFDPRGVGGSTTASCGLTPGDRYLTSLRAWPAPNGDISENVARSERIAEACARNGGPVLRSFTTANEVADMDRLREVLGERKISAWGVSYGTYVGAVYAQKHPERTDRWVLDSSGDPDPTRLARGWLANMGQGADDRFPDFAAWAAHPDRDRDGLRLARDPGDVEPQLLALAASLDRTPRPTTTPGVPLTGNGLRQALQNALYGDSAFPAFAKLLVSLRDPAATPVLPPELAQPLRDEDAAQLVAVLCNDVAWPREGAAAGQRAVDEDRARHPLTAGMPVNVLPCAYWKDAPEQKPTRITANGPSDILMVQSRRDPSTPHSKGLKMREALGDRAVLVTVEQGGHGLYLGNGNACADRTVTTFLTTGRRPARDTDCAN comes from the coding sequence ATGACGAATTCCAGGAACAAGGCCCTCCTCCTCGCCCTCTGCGCCGCCACCGCCGCCACCACCCTGAGCGCCGTCGTCCCGGCGGCGGCCACGGCTCCCGGGGCGGGAGCGCAGCTTCCCCGGCTCGTCTGGCACCCCTGCGCGAAGCCGGGCGGCCCCGCCACCCAGGAGTGCGCCGACCTGCCCGTCCCCCTCGACTACGCGAACCCGGCCGGCCCGCAGATCACCGTCGCCGTCTCCCGCGTCCGCAGCGACCGCCCCGAGGCCCGGCGCGGCACCCTGGTCGTCATCCCCGGCGGACCCGGCGGCTCGGGCGTCCAGCGCCTCACGCAGAAGGGCGCCGCGCTCCAGAAGCAGCTCGCCGGCGCCTACGACCTCGTCGCCTTCGACCCCCGCGGCGTCGGCGGCAGCACCACCGCCTCCTGCGGTCTCACCCCCGGCGACCGCTACCTCACCAGCCTGCGCGCCTGGCCCGCCCCCAACGGCGACATCTCCGAGAACGTCGCCCGCTCCGAGCGCATCGCCGAGGCCTGCGCCCGCAACGGCGGCCCCGTGCTGCGCAGTTTCACCACCGCGAACGAGGTGGCCGACATGGACCGGCTCCGCGAGGTCCTCGGCGAACGCAAGATCTCCGCCTGGGGCGTCTCGTACGGGACCTACGTCGGCGCCGTGTACGCGCAGAAGCACCCGGAGCGCACCGACCGCTGGGTCCTGGACAGCAGCGGCGACCCCGACCCCACCCGCCTCGCCCGGGGCTGGCTGGCGAACATGGGCCAGGGCGCCGACGACCGCTTCCCCGACTTCGCCGCCTGGGCCGCCCACCCCGACCGGGACCGCGACGGCCTGCGGCTGGCCCGCGACCCCGGGGACGTGGAGCCGCAGCTGCTGGCCCTCGCCGCCTCCCTGGACCGCACCCCGCGGCCGACGACCACCCCGGGCGTGCCCCTGACCGGCAACGGCCTGCGCCAGGCCCTGCAGAACGCCCTGTACGGCGACTCCGCCTTCCCCGCCTTCGCCAAACTCCTCGTCTCCCTCCGGGACCCGGCGGCCACCCCCGTCCTCCCGCCGGAGCTGGCCCAGCCGCTGCGCGACGAGGACGCCGCCCAGCTGGTCGCCGTGCTCTGCAACGACGTGGCCTGGCCGCGCGAGGGCGCCGCCGCGGGCCAGCGCGCCGTGGACGAGGACCGCGCCCGCCACCCCCTCACCGCGGGCATGCCCGTCAACGTGCTGCCCTGCGCCTACTGGAAGGACGCCCCGGAGCAGAAGCCGACCCGGATCACCGCGAACGGTCCGTCCGACATCCTCATGGTCCAGAGCCGCCGCGACCCCTCCACGCCCCACTCCAAGGGCCTGAAGATGCGCGAGGCCCTGGGTGACCGGGCGGTCCTCGTCACCGTCGAGCAGGGCGGCCACGGCCTCTACCTCGGCAACGGCAACGCCTGCGCGGACCGCACCGTCACCACCTTCCTCACCACCGGCCGGCGCCCCGCCCGCGACACCGACTGCGCCAACTGA
- a CDS encoding YbaK/EbsC family protein: MRAPIGSFDLARPAPDCLEELVPPVAAALRALAADLPVERIVYVDTDPAVADTAAFVEHYGRDLLARSANCVVVAARRGGETALAACLVPSASRADVNGVVRRHLGARKVSFAPMDTAVELTGMEYGGITPLGLPSDWPLLVDPAVVDMPYCLVGSGRRRGKLIAPGDLFARLPGAEVIEGLSA; the protein is encoded by the coding sequence ATGCGTGCTCCCATCGGCTCCTTCGACCTCGCCCGGCCCGCCCCCGACTGCCTGGAAGAACTCGTCCCGCCCGTGGCGGCGGCACTCCGCGCCCTCGCGGCGGACCTGCCCGTCGAGCGGATCGTGTACGTCGACACGGATCCGGCCGTCGCCGACACGGCCGCCTTCGTGGAGCACTATGGGCGCGACCTGCTGGCCCGATCGGCGAACTGCGTGGTGGTGGCCGCGCGGCGCGGGGGCGAGACCGCGCTCGCCGCCTGCCTGGTGCCCTCGGCGTCCCGGGCCGACGTCAACGGCGTGGTCCGGCGGCACCTGGGGGCCCGGAAGGTGTCCTTCGCGCCGATGGACACGGCCGTGGAGCTGACCGGGATGGAGTACGGGGGCATCACCCCGCTGGGCCTCCCGTCCGACTGGCCCCTGCTGGTGGACCCCGCCGTCGTCGACATGCCGTACTGCCTGGTGGGCAGCGGCCGCCGCCGCGGCAAGCTCATCGCCCCGGGCGACCTCTTCGCCCGACTGCCCGGCGCCGAGGTGATCGAGGGCCTGTCGGCCTAG
- a CDS encoding CBS domain-containing protein — translation MTRNLRARDIMTGDVQCVREDQSLLDASRMMRDLNVGALPICGNDGRLQGMITDRDIVVKCCAEGREPAGVRAGELGGVLHWVDGETTAQEALDTMEVHQIKRLPVIDMAGGHRLVGMITEANLAKNLSDADIAEFAVRVYAAN, via the coding sequence ATGACCAGGAACCTGCGGGCCCGGGACATCATGACCGGGGACGTGCAGTGCGTACGGGAGGACCAGTCCCTGCTGGACGCGTCGCGCATGATGCGCGACCTGAACGTCGGCGCCCTGCCCATCTGCGGGAACGACGGACGCCTCCAGGGAATGATCACCGACCGCGACATCGTCGTGAAGTGCTGCGCCGAGGGCCGGGAGCCGGCCGGGGTGCGTGCCGGCGAGCTGGGCGGGGTCCTGCACTGGGTGGACGGCGAGACCACCGCCCAGGAGGCCCTGGACACCATGGAGGTCCACCAGATCAAGCGGCTGCCCGTCATCGACATGGCCGGGGGCCACCGGCTCGTGGGCATGATCACCGAGGCCAACCTCGCCAAGAACCTCTCCGACGCGGACATCGCGGAGTTCGCGGTGCGCGTCTACGCCGCCAACTGA
- a CDS encoding alpha/beta hydrolase, whose protein sequence is MHLFRKPARWAATAACGLLALAALPASPAAAAAPPAGAPAVPGRYAHQRLDWRPCPSGSLECASMTVPRDWYHPGEGADLTVTVSRHRAAGPAARRGVLMMAAGGPGASGLGRPEGLASYAPKLAAAYDIVGFDQRGVGASTNVVCSDQDAVDDMFGGGDLRDRSPEAVNGTLERARRFVRDCRNNSGGLLPFITTDQAVRDMDLYRALLGTERISYYGPSYATFLGAQYARTFPRRVDRMVLDSAIDATAGWEEFMTGQPLSFQRRFEEDFLPWLALHDDVYHLGRTPQEAKAGYERLRAALRDRPLDLEGTRVTPDRLDAATTSIIYSGSRFPDLAAVLGLLQNPDAAPPAARQALAAKLRHPLGAAFAADFFSVVCQDSPWDRDLDHWVARSGADARTHPMIGARELSYAAVCAQWPRSRAPRPAGNGRELPPILMLGSTHDPATYYEGAVRAHQRLAGSRMITVHGGDHGVYQAGNACVDGYVEGFLADGRMPAADAACEGNPLPVPAAPARG, encoded by the coding sequence GTGCACCTCTTCCGCAAGCCCGCGCGCTGGGCCGCGACCGCCGCCTGCGGGCTGCTCGCCCTCGCAGCCCTGCCCGCCTCACCCGCCGCCGCGGCCGCTCCGCCGGCCGGCGCGCCCGCCGTTCCCGGGCGGTACGCCCACCAGCGGCTCGACTGGCGTCCCTGTCCGTCCGGTTCGCTCGAATGCGCCTCCATGACGGTGCCGCGCGACTGGTACCACCCCGGCGAGGGAGCGGACCTCACGGTCACGGTGTCCCGCCACCGGGCCGCCGGTCCCGCCGCCCGGCGCGGTGTGCTGATGATGGCCGCGGGCGGGCCCGGCGCCTCGGGGCTGGGCCGGCCCGAGGGGCTGGCCTCTTACGCCCCGAAGCTGGCGGCCGCGTACGACATCGTCGGCTTCGACCAGCGAGGGGTCGGGGCCAGTACGAACGTGGTCTGCTCGGACCAGGACGCCGTCGACGACATGTTCGGCGGCGGCGACCTGCGCGACCGCTCGCCGGAGGCGGTGAACGGCACGCTGGAGCGGGCGCGGCGGTTCGTTCGGGACTGCCGGAACAACTCGGGCGGTCTGCTGCCCTTCATCACCACCGATCAGGCCGTGCGCGACATGGACCTGTACCGCGCGCTGCTGGGGACCGAGCGGATCTCCTACTACGGCCCCTCGTACGCCACCTTCCTCGGTGCCCAGTACGCGCGGACGTTCCCGCGCCGGGTCGACCGCATGGTCCTCGACAGCGCCATCGACGCCACCGCCGGCTGGGAGGAGTTCATGACGGGGCAGCCGCTGAGCTTCCAGCGGCGCTTCGAGGAGGACTTCCTGCCCTGGCTGGCCCTCCATGACGACGTCTACCACCTGGGGCGGACCCCGCAGGAGGCCAAGGCCGGCTACGAGCGTCTGCGCGCCGCGCTCCGCGACCGCCCGCTGGACCTGGAGGGGACGCGGGTCACCCCCGACCGCCTCGACGCGGCCACGACGTCGATCATCTACAGCGGCAGCCGCTTCCCCGACCTCGCGGCCGTGCTCGGCCTGCTCCAGAACCCGGACGCCGCGCCGCCCGCCGCCCGGCAGGCCCTCGCCGCGAAGCTCAGGCATCCGCTGGGGGCGGCGTTCGCGGCGGACTTCTTCTCGGTCGTCTGCCAGGACTCCCCGTGGGACCGTGACCTCGACCACTGGGTGGCGCGCAGCGGGGCCGACGCCCGCACCCACCCCATGATCGGGGCCCGGGAGCTGTCGTACGCGGCGGTCTGCGCCCAGTGGCCGCGCTCGCGCGCGCCCCGGCCCGCGGGGAACGGCCGGGAGCTGCCGCCCATCCTGATGCTGGGCTCGACGCACGACCCGGCCACCTACTACGAGGGCGCCGTACGGGCACACCAGCGGCTGGCGGGCTCTCGCATGATCACCGTGCACGGCGGCGACCACGGCGTGTACCAGGCGGGCAACGCCTGCGTCGACGGGTACGTGGAGGGGTTCCTGGCCGACGGCCGGATGCCGGCCGCGGACGCCGCCTGCGAGGGGAATCCGCTGCCGGTCCCCGCGGCGCCGGCCCGGGGCTGA